Proteins from a genomic interval of Quercus robur chromosome 9, dhQueRobu3.1, whole genome shotgun sequence:
- the LOC126699467 gene encoding uncharacterized protein LOC126699467, with the protein MGFALCGLFLFNRHPTAVRQSLGSKQAVAFPFCCFFQTSSCHSRLVCNGLLNINNELVTLNQRAFIWVMFIPRTTHAHFWSQSTEVKFWLNSSVPDLSVESFGINLVFRHNMEELRQILVQCSAPFDSFLDSCNPWEFCDIWDNHPEVFIGTKNSYEELHPQRLFISQEETSVTAQYSYEEDSYPHNCFRYFHPSTLYNSCFPTRRTPRWFNHHCRLGHSVTIEIPPNLYEDNNWLGLALYASILIPRDQENAVSANSSHFLYCQFQTSKASLDNQILVCRTTDEENNWLHLFFGLIWISYIPSEALKDMLRQCGHIKASFVSDWPSVMVQKCGLRLLYQHDLSQFEQQLKHCNASISAHRDFICQFSGSGTIQEEGWTTHMPKIPNEVVSPLNKYDQLGGHSEYSFCFPPVEILHRFNYHSNEPSVKIDISTTFFNDNKWMGLVLCAYFSSDKHQTAIIEDPSSISHHLICILETDLVGPELGIYVHRTSKKDFTWLDIEGGFLWLCYIPYCPFLDKFNECSCIKASIISDWPGIIVQKCGLSIYHKGDDWFQKIIDHCIMENQHESQYFNDQLTARYKVKISRATNQLSQSHLPGFDGSCDYNSCCPPIEIPRWFNIRSDKSHVTGRLTRKLHDRCTWLGVALCAVFFVTEDVAGLNDVMDSISSCKLICHLKASNGLSVKPRHIHWPTKENLMMSVLGGGFTWLTYIPRGSFPDWLYDCASIKFSFKTNIHYLKVQNCGLCPLYQHSVEEFKNCMKSESEFLGILDQKKTENINRKIWSGIQNVIRKTDTLGRDQCIFYNSRLPSSEFLEWFSHRSDEPRLKIPLPPNLYNDSTWMGLVLCAYFAIDENPTTHFDILDSDITYGLVYHLQTNVGSVRPLVAYHLTKENLVMLQQGGCILLSYEGRGSFQNCLNQVSCIKASFRADCPGLKVEKCGLRLLYHYDLEEFEQTISHSMNSSLDGWNIICQGTSSRTSSSIGRSLILEI; encoded by the exons ATGGGATTTGCACTATGTGGTCTTTTCTTATTTAATAGGCATCCAACTGCAGTTCGACAGAGTCTGGGTTCAAAACAAGCTGTAGCGTTCCCATTCTGCTGTTTTTTCCAGACCAGCTCTTGTCATTCGCGTTTAGTATGCAATGGATTATTGAATATCAACAACGAATTAGTTACATTAAATCAACGTGCATTCATTTGGGTAATGTTCATCCCACGTACAACGCATGCACATTTTTGGAGTCAAAGTACTGAGGTCAAATTCTGGCTTAACAGCTCAGTTCCAGATTTGTCTGTAGAGAGTTTTGGGATCAATCTTGTATTCCGGCATAACATGGAAGAGTTAAGGCAAATACTGGTGCAATGCTCTGCCCCATTTGATAGCTTCCTTGACTCCTGCAATCCCTGGGAATTCTGCGATATATGGGATAATCATCCTGAGGTATTCATTGGAACAAAGAACTCTTATGAGGAACTACACCCCCAAAGGTTATTCATTTCTCAGGAGGAGACTAGTGTAACTGCTCAATATTCTTATGAGGAGGACTCGTACCCTCACAATTGTTTCCGG TACTTTCATCCATCCACTTTATATAATTCTTGTTTCCCAACAAGAAGAACTCCAAGGTGGTTTAATCATCATTGTCGTCTTGGGCACTCGGTGACAATTGAGATACCCCCAAATTTGTACGAAGACAACAATTGGTTGGGGCTCGCTCTATATGCTTCTATTTTAATCCCCAGGGATCAAGAAAATGCAGTTTCAGCAAATTCATCTCACTTTCTATATTGTCAATTCCAAACGAGTAAAGCTAGTCTAGACAATCAAATCCTTGTTTGCCGCACCACTGATGAAGAAAACAACTGGTTACATCTATTCTTTGGACTCATTTGGATATCTTATATACCTAGTGAGGCCTTGAAGGATATGCTGCGTCAATGTGGCCACATTAAGGCTTCGTTTGTTAGTGATTGGCCAAGCGTGATGGTGCAAAAATGTGGGCTTCGTCTTTTGTACCAGCATGATCTGTCACAGTTTGAGCAACAACTAAAACATTGCAATGCTTCCATTTCTGCACATCGGGATTTCATATGTCAATTTAGCGGTAGTGGCACGATACAAGAGGAAGGATGGACGACGCATATGCCTAAAATTCCTAACGAAGTTGTATCTCCTCTCAATAAATATGACCAGCTG gGTGGGCACTCTGAATATTCATTTTGTTTTCCCCCAGTGGAAATTTTACATCGTTTCAATTATCATAGTAATGAGCCATCAGTGAAAATTGATATATCCACTACTTTTTTCAATGACAACAAATGGATGGGACTTGTTTTGTGTGCTTATTTTTCAAGCGATAAGCATCAAACTGCAATTATTGAAGATCCTTCATCGATTTCTCACCATCTTATTTGTATTTTGGAAACGGACCTAGTTGGTCCAGAGCTAGGAATCTATGTCCACCGCACCAGTAAAAAAGATTTTACGTGGCTAGATATTGAGGGTGGATTTCTTTGGCTGTGCTATATTCCATATTGTCCGTTTCTAGATAAGTTCAATGAATGCAGTTGCATCAAGGCTTCAATTATAAGCGATTGGCCAGGTATCATTGTGCAAAAATGTGGGCTTAGTATCTACCATAAGGGTGATGATTGGTTTCAGAAAATAATAGATCATTGCATTATGGAAAACCAACATGAATCTCAATATTTCAACGATCAATTAACAGCTCGTTATAAAGTGAAAATTAGTAGAGCTACGAATCAGCTCTCCCAAAGCCACTTACCg GGCTTTGATGGATCCTGTGACTATAATTCTTGTTGCCCTCCAATTGAAATTCCGCGTTGGTTCAACATTCGAAGTGACAAGTCCCACGTGACAGGCAGACTAACTCGAAAATTGCATGATAGATGTACTTGGCTGGGCGTTGCTCTATGTGCAGTTTTTTTCGTTACAGAGGATGTGGCTGGTCTCAATGACGTTATGGATTCAATATCTTCTTGCAAACTTATTTGTCACTTGAAAGCAAGTAATGGCTTGAGTGTGAAACCTCGCCATATCCATTGGCCAACTAAAGAAAATCTCATGATGTCAGTGCTAGGTGGTGGATTCACTTGGCTGACCTACATACCACGTGGGTCGTTTCCTGATTGGCTATATGATTGTGCCTCCATCAAGTTTTCATTTAAGACAAATATCCATTACTTGAAGGTGCAGAATTGTGGCCTTTGTCCATTGTACCAGCATTCGGTGGAAGAGTTCAAGAACTGCATGAAGTCCGAGTCTGAGTTTTTGGGCATCCTTGATCAAAAGAAGACTGAgaatataaatagaaaaatttggTCTGGGATTCAGAATGTAATCCGCAAAACTGACACACTG GGCCGTGATCAATGCATTTTCTATAATTCCCGTTTGCCTTCAAGTGAATTTTTGGAGTGGTTCAGTCATCGGAGCGATGAGCCCCGGCTGAAAATCCCTCTACCTCCAAATTTGTACAATGATAGTACTTGGATGGGTTTGGTTCTATGTGCTTATTTTGCTATAGATGAGAATCCAACTACCCACTTTGACATTCTGGATTCAGATATTACTTATGGCCTTGTATATCATTTGCAAACCAATGTTGGTAGTGTGAGACCTCTTGTCGCTTATCACCTGACTAAAGAAAATCTCGTGATGTTACAGCAAGGTGGATGCATTCTGCTATCCTATGAAGGGCGTGGGTCATTTCAAAATTGTCTGAATCAAGTGAGCTGCATTAAGGCTTCATTTAGAGCTGACTGCCCAGGTTTGAAGGTGGAGAAATGTGGCCTTCGTCTTTTGTACCATTATGATTTGGAAGAGTTTGAGCAAACAATAAGCCATAGCATGAACTCCTCGTTGGATGGTTGGAATATCATCTGTCAAGGAACATCTAGTAGAACCTCCAGCTCTATCGGAAGGAGTCTAATTTTGGAAATCTGA
- the LOC126700614 gene encoding putative disease resistance RPP13-like protein 1, translating to MVGALVGAIVGSLLSVSLKAAYDKLTSPEVANYFKRKNNDLLLTKLKMLLNSADAVLIDAEEKQITNSVVKKWLDDLRDAVYVADDLLDDIGTEALVAEFSDDNEVRKFLSDTFNSFDNRIKSDLKKIFESEDAKEVNLKDKKYLSELELQWGRGHIISQDGNEIDVLKHLCHHTNLKSLTIRCYYGKTFPNWLGDTSFSNMVSLKLCDCECCLALPPLGSLPVLKKLSIEGFNDVVNVDKEFYRNDSITTTPFKSLETLTFKTMPKWKEWATFEGDIFSTLRELHIINCPVLIGNLPKTLPSLTVLEITNCKPLVASLSSFMALRELHLTDCDKVQLRKVPTSLQSLTIGGCHTPLPMGGLPGTLKSLVISGILQLSRDYSSPSVETLKVKKGPGLLWSLPLELFPKLKRVEMLDCEHLQSLSTLEQSCQSLTSLTCLEIKNCRNFVSFPRSGLCAPNLRKIEVSDCQKLKSLPDSMALILIRCPELESVAGCRSLSVVNDKCLTLRSQFHATASLIL from the exons ATGGTTGGAGCCTTGGTGGGTGCAATCGTTGGATCATTGCTCTCTGTATCCCTTAAGGcggcttatgacaagttgactTCTCCAGAGGTTGCCAACTACTTCAAGCGAAAGAACAATGATTTATTGCTGACAAAATTGAAGATGCTGCTGAATTCTGCTGATGCAGTACTCATTGATGCGGAGGAGAAGCAAATTACAAACTCAGTCGTGAAAAAGTGGCTGGACGATCTCAGAGATGCTGTTTATGTTGCGGATGACCTCCTGGATGACATAGGCACTGAAGCCTTAGTAGCTGAATTTTCGGATGATAATGAGGTACGTAAATTCTTATCTGATACATTTAATTCGTTTGACAATCGGataaaatcagatctgaaaaaaaTCTTTGAAAG TGAAGATGCCAAGGAGGTTAATTTGAAGGATAAAAAGTACTTGTCAGAGTTGGAGTTGCAATGGGGACGGGGCCATATCATCTCCCAGGATGGAAATGAAATAGATGTGCTGAAGCATTTGTGTCATCATACAAACTTGAAATCTCTCACCATCCGATGTTATTATGGTAAAACATTTCCAAATTGGTTAGGAGATACTTCATTCTCTAATATGGTGTCCCTGAAGCTTTGTGATTGTGAGTGTTGCTTGGCCTTACCTCCACTTGGAAGTCTACCTGTCCTGAAGAAACTCTCAATTGAAGGCTTTAATGACGTGGTAAATGTGGATAAAGAGTTCTATAGGAATGACTCCATTACAACTACGCCATTCAAATCCCTCGAAACATTAACATTTAAAACGATGCCAAAGTGGAAAGAATGGGCCACATTTGAAGGTGACATTTTCTCTACTCTTCGAGAACTTCACATTATCAACTGTCCCGTGCTAATTGGGAATCTACCCAAAACCCTTCCCTCTTTAACtgtacttgaaattacaaattgtAAGCCGCTTGTTGCTTCACTTTCTAGTTTTATGGCTCTCCGTGAATTGCACTTGACAGACTGTGATAAGGTGCAATTGAGGAAAGTACCAACTAGTCTCCAAAGTCTCACAATTGGAGGATGCCATACACCTCTCCCAATGGGTGGTCTACCCGGTACATTAAAATCACTTGTAATCTCTGGGATATTACAATTGTCAAGGGATTATAGCTCTCCATCAGTTGAAACCTTGAAAGTAAAGAAGGGCCCTGGTTTGCTCTGGTCTTTACCACTAGAGTTATTCCCAAAGCTCAAACGAGTTGAAATGTTGGACTGTGAACATCTTCAATCTCTTTCCACATTGGAGCAATCTTGCCAGAGTCTTACTTCTCTTACTTGTTTGGAAATCAAAAATTGCCGTAATTTTGTGTCCTTTCCTCGCAGTGGACTTTGCGCCCCAAATTTAAGAAAGATTGAAGTTTCTGATTGCCAAAAGTTAAAGTCACTACCTGATAGTATGGCTTTGATATTGATTCGGTGTCCAGAACTCGAATCAGTTGCTGGCTgca GGTCACTTTCTGTTGTCAATGACAAGTGCCTTACCCTTCGCAGTCAATTTCATGCCACTGCTAGTTTGATCCTTTAG